A window from Candidatus Paceibacterota bacterium encodes these proteins:
- the thiI gene encoding tRNA uracil 4-sulfurtransferase ThiI encodes MRYSHIIIHYDEITLKGKNRPFFERILMNNVKEMLKGEAIGKIGKEGGRIIIKTDDGTNIGRIRKILERLPGISNFSFVEEAEMDIDSIFKKAVQVMKEDKLEERYKTFKVIARRTNKDFKLNSPQINSAVGEYILANTSLRVDVHAPDIELNINIGDKKAFIYFEKVAGIGGLPVGSSGKAVCLLSGGIDSPVAAYMMMKRGMRITFVHFKNRSVMGSGEGVDKIKELVGILGGFQGKSKLYIVPFDDFQKEIIANIASKNRMIVYRRIMLRMAGLIAKKEGAGAVVVGDSIGQVASQTIENLSVAYKVIDMPILAPLIGFNKREIIDIASRIGTYDISIIPYQDCCSLMAAKHPETKADPGEIEKQEKNIDMIKIAQDCLSKIEPEII; translated from the coding sequence ATGCGATATTCTCACATCATAATCCATTACGATGAAATAACACTAAAGGGGAAAAATAGGCCCTTTTTTGAGCGTATTTTGATGAATAACGTGAAGGAAATGCTGAAAGGGGAGGCAATAGGCAAGATCGGCAAAGAAGGAGGGAGGATAATAATAAAAACGGACGACGGAACGAATATCGGACGCATTCGGAAAATATTGGAAAGGTTGCCCGGCATATCCAATTTCTCATTTGTCGAGGAAGCTGAAATGGATATTGATTCGATCTTCAAAAAAGCAGTGCAGGTCATGAAGGAAGATAAATTGGAGGAAAGATATAAGACGTTCAAGGTCATCGCGAGAAGGACGAACAAAGATTTCAAACTTAATTCTCCCCAGATCAATTCGGCGGTGGGCGAATATATTCTGGCCAACACATCGCTCAGGGTAGATGTGCATGCCCCGGATATTGAGTTGAATATAAATATAGGCGATAAAAAAGCATTCATATATTTTGAAAAAGTTGCGGGTATCGGCGGTCTCCCTGTCGGATCGAGCGGAAAGGCGGTCTGTCTTCTTTCCGGAGGAATAGACAGTCCCGTCGCGGCCTATATGATGATGAAGAGGGGAATGAGAATTACATTCGTTCATTTTAAGAACAGGAGCGTTATGGGATCAGGCGAGGGTGTGGATAAAATAAAGGAACTTGTCGGGATCTTGGGCGGTTTTCAGGGAAAGTCGAAATTATACATAGTACCCTTCGATGATTTTCAAAAAGAAATAATTGCCAATATAGCCTCAAAGAACAGGATGATCGTATATAGAAGGATAATGCTTCGTATGGCTGGCCTGATCGCCAAGAAGGAAGGCGCGGGTGCCGTTGTGGTGGGGGATAGCATCGGACAGGTCGCTTCCCAGACGATCGAGAATTTGTCCGTTGCGTACAAGGTCATAGATATGCCGATATTGGCGCCCCTTATCGGTTTTAATAAGAGAGAGATCATCGATATAGCGAGCCGGATCGGAACATATGATATTTCGATCATTCCTTATCAGGATTGCTGCAGTTTAATGGCGGCAAAGCATCCGGAAACCAAAGCTGATCCTGGTGAGATCGAAAAACAAGAGAAAAATATCGATATGATCAAAATAGCGCAGGACTGTCTTTCGAAAATAGAGCCCGAAATAATCTGA